From the Candidatus Zixiibacteriota bacterium genome, the window GCGAAGCTAAGCTTCTGTTGTGCTGCCTCCATGTCAACATTTCGGCTGAAGGATGATACCATGACCATACTGGTGAAAAGTGCAATCGTTCTGATCATGAGTGGGACCCAACAGATGAGACCGAGGGGTGTCCACAGGACGAGTGTGACGAGAACAGCCCCAATGCGAATAAACTGTACGAACTTGTCCAACAAGGTCACTGGCGCACCTCATCCATTTGTCATCGAATGCTTGCATAACAGAGAGAATCGTGGTTCAATATCCGCGAACGATGCAATAGCGAGCACACAACCCTCCGGCTAATTCAGTCTCAATTATAACGGCTCAGATTCAGGTGTCAAGCGCGAAATCTTGCCCGACACCTCGCGCTCCATGCTGTCAACAATAATGAAGCACTCTACGGTTGAGTTCCGGGTGACACAGGGTCACGCCCTGTTCTTCTCGCTACGCGAGTGTCGAAACCGCAGGTGGCCCACAGCTTGCTGTGGGAAGTGTCGATAATCTTCATCACCCTTCAACTCCACTCAATACAAGGTTGTCGAAACCTCGCTCCGCGAATCCTTCGGATCAGGGGTTTCGACCTACAAGAAGAGCCCACACAAAAAAACACCGGGATAGCTCTCAACTTCTACCCCGGTGAACACCCGCGCAGAGAGGTTACTACATTCTCAAAAACACGCGGTTATAAGACCTTCCGTGGCTCTCGTGACAAATCGCTATCAGCTTCCAATGCTATCGCGACTGAGTCCCGAAGAAATCCTTTTGTGGTTAAACAATCCTATTCAAGAAAAGGTGCCCGAATATGCTGCGCTCATGCCTCGACTGCGCTCGGCATGAATGGGCTGGACCCCGGCCTTCGCCGGGGTGACAGAGTTGGCAGATGTGGACATCTGCCACGCACGGTACGGTATTGTGCCCGTTTTCGGGTGGCACCCTCAAACTCGGTTTGGGGGTGGCTCTTCTCGTTGTCCCTTCCCAAACAAGGTTTGAGACGGCCACCCGTCGCAGTCAATGAAGATGGATGCCGGATCAAGTCCGGCAAGACAGATGGCGGCGCAAATTAACTTTGACAATTGCAGGGCTGCACCGTAAAGTTCAAGCTAATGGTAGTAAGCAAAGAAATCACTCTTACCAGCCGGGGTGCCGGCGATATAATCGACGTCACGCCGCAGTTGCGCGAAGCGGTAGTTGCATCGGACGTTTCCAATGGCACCGTGACCGTCTTCGTGCCGGGCTCAACGGCCGGTTTGACGACGATAGAATACGAACCCGGTTTGCTGCAAGACCTCCCGGAGTTTTGGGAAAAGCTGATCCCGTCCGATCGGAGTTACCATCACGATGAGACATGGCACGACGGCAACGGCTTCTCCCATTTGCGTGCCGCCTTGATCGGACCGGATATAACGGTGCCCTTTGTCGATGGAACTCTCACCCTGGGTACGTGGCAGCAAGTAGTGTTTCTTGAATTCGATAACCGTGGTCGCAACCGGCAGTTGATCGTACAGATAATCGGAGAGTGAACAAACAGGCATCTATGAACTTCTCGACCATCAGACGACAAGACAACAAGGTAGTGATCCTGGCCCAAACACGCTTGCCGGCTGAGGAAAAATACCTCGAACTTGAGGACTATCGTGACGTGGTTGAGGCGATCAAGTGCCTTGATGTGCGGGGCGCTCCGGCCATCGGAATCGCGGCGGCTTACGGTATGGCCCTGGCCGTGCATCAGACCGGTCGTTTCGATGCTGAGTTTGTGGAGGAGGTTGCCCGGCGCTTCAAGGACTCACGCCCGACCGCGGTCAATCTGTTTTGGGCGGTTGATCGTATGCTTAACAAAGCGAGTCAATTGCCGACGGAAGAAATCCACGATACCCTCAGTGCATTGTGGGCGGAGGCCGAAGCAATCCACGAGGAAGACCGCAGCATGTGTCGGCAGATAGGCAAACATGGAGCGACACTAATCAACGATGGAGACGCCATACTCACTCATTGCAATGCAGGTGCGCTGGCTACGGGCGGGATCGGCACCGCTCTCGGTGTGATTTACACGGCGCACGATCAAGGGAAGAAGATGCAAGTGTACGCCGATGAGACCCGTCCGCTGTTGCAAGGTGCGCGGTTGACCGTGTGGGAGTTGATGCGGGCGGGAATTGATGTAACCCTGATCTGCGACAACACGGCCGGGATGCTCATGAAGCAGGGCGAGATCAATCATGTTATTGTGGGAGCCGACCGGATAGCAAAAAACGGTGACTTTGCCAACAAGATCGGAACATACTCGCTGGCGGTACTGGCCGAACATCATGATGTGCCGTTCTATGTCGCAGCGCCGGCCTCGACTTTCGATGACGAAACAGAAACCGGTGATGATATTGTGATTGAGGAGCGATCACCCCACGAAGTGACCGAAGGGTTCGGAGATCGCACGGCACCTGACGATGCGCATGTCTACTCGCCGGCCTTCGATGTGACACCGTTGGCGCTGGTTACGAGTTTCATCACTGACAATGGTGTCAAGCCCGGTGGCAGGAAGGAAAAGTGAAGAGTGTTCTACCCCGAAGATGAGCCGGTTCCGGTTGGATTGATAAGTCAGAACATGGTTCTTGAGCCATTGAGTACCAGACATCTTGAGTTGGATTATGGTGCAGTGATGGAGAGCAAAGAACTGCTTCGTAGGTGGAGTCTGAGCGACTGGCCGAGCGACAGTTTTACTATCGAAGAAAACGCCGCCGACCTGGCGCGGCATGAGTCTGAACATTTCGACCGAGTCGCTTTCACTTATACAGTTTTGAATCCCGCCGCGACCGAGTGCCTTGGTTGTCTGTATATCAAACCGCTCGGCGAAACAGTTCGTGCCGCTTTGTCAACGGCCTTGTGGGCGGAAGATGCCCCTGTGCGTACCGGCCTCGACTCCGCACGGCCTGACAATCATGTGGCGCACGAGGACGTACACCACGCACAGAGTGTAGAGCATATCGCCTGGGCGAGTTTTTGGGTCCGTCAATCGCGGCTGGCGGAGAATCTTGACCGCGTACTGCTTGAAAAACTGCTCTATTGGTTCGAGGAGGAATTCAGTTTTGACAAACTGCTATTTAGTACGGCCGAGAAAGATGACCGTCAGGTGTCGCTTTTTGCTGAGGTCGGGCTGAAACAGTTGCACCGGTCAGAAGCTCCCGATAACCGAGGAGCACGATTGTTTTTTGTGTAGGCAGCATCGCCGGAATCCGGCCCCAGGGCATCCGATTCTACACCTTTGAAGTTGATTCCCGGCCTGCCGATATGTATCAATAGATACAACAGGAACGATCAGATATGCGCCGCAACAAGTCTCAACAAAAAGCGCAGGCCGCGCTCAATTATGATCTCTTTCAAGTGGAGTCCCTAACCCTGCCGGCTCCGGCAACTCTTTATACCCGGATTCGTGAGGAGGCCGTTGCCGAACGGATGGTAGACTTGCCGACCACAGAAGTCGCTGGCGACTTGCCGACACTCGAAGAGCTTTATCGGATGTTTGATCGGTTCAATTGGATCTACTTCGAAGGTCGCCTACCTAAAGTGCAGATCGAATACTCAACCCGCATGTCTTCGGCTGGTTCTTATACGCCTGGGCGGCGACTGATTCGGATCGGACGCAAGTATCACCAGTTGTTCCCGGACGAAATCGCCGATACGCTGAAACATGAGATGATCCACATCCGCCACTTTCGGCACGACGCTGAATTCAAAAGGGAGGCGAAGCGGATAGGCGCCTCGGTCCGGGCCAAATCTCACCCCTCGCTGCGCAAGCCGCCCAGGTATCTGTACGTCTGCCCGCACTGCTCCCGCGAGTACCCCCGTCAGAAAAGACTTAGAATGGCCTCCTGTGGCGTGTGCTCCAAGGGCAGGAGGTTTGACAAGCGTTATAAGCTGAAGCTCAAAAAGCCACAGGCTTAATGCTCGGTCGGTTGCAGTTGCTCGGCCTTGGCTGCCTGGCCGTCTTCAACTACATTGACTTCGTTGCCCACCAGTTCGTTTATCAGGGCCATACATTCGACCAGGGCCAACAGGTTGCCGCCGGCCGTAAAGTACTTGATCAACCTCAACAGAACCAACTGAGGATGGCCGGTGCAACTGACAATATGCCCTTCCGGCGAGACGCCCAGCCCGGCTTTCTTGGCCTGTTGAAAAGCAATCTCCTCACCCACCAGTTCCGCCTGTTTCTTGATTGCATTTTCGAATAGCGCTAAAAACTTTTCCATAGCAGTTTTTTGTGAACTCTTTGTGCGTTTAGCTGTTTCTTCTGTTATCGGTCACTGATGATCGTACCTGAAGACCTCTCGTTTTTATTGCCGAATCGACTGACAGCAAATCCAGGGGTCTTGGGACTACGAGGAGACAAACGAATTTTGAAGAAGAGTATTTACAAAGGAGAAGCAACAATGGTACAGATCAATCATCCCGCCCCTGATTTTGATTTGGAGGCGTATCAGGCCAACGATATCGTCCGTGTTAATCTTAATGATCATCGTGGCAAGTGGGTCGTGCTGTTTTTCTACCCTGCCGATTTCACATTTGTCTGCCCGACCGAACTGGGTGACCTGGCCGACAAGTACGAGACCTTCCAGGAACTCGGCGCCGAGATTCTGGTAGCCTCGACTGATACTGTGTTTGTGCACAAGGCCTGGCATGATAGTTCGGAAACCATCGGTAAGATCAAGTTCCCGATGCTGGCCGATCCGACCGGACGCCTCAGTCGCGAGTATGGCGTCATGATCGAAGAAGACGGCCTGGCCCTTCGCGGTACGTTTATAATCGATCCCGACGGTATCGTGAAATCGTATGAGGTCAACGACAACTCGATCGGCCGCAGTTCCGATGAGCTTATCCGCAAGCTTCAGGCGGCCAAGTTCGTCCGTGAGCACGGGGGAGAGGTCTGCCCGATGAATTGGAAACCGGGTGCTGAGACACTCAAGCCGGGTCTTGATTTGGTCGGTAAGTTGTAGAAGGCCGGGTACATTGCTTGGCTTTGTCGGGTGGCACCCTCAAGCTTGGCGGGTCCACGCCGCGGCGCGCAGGCGAAGACGGACCCACCCTACAAGACTGCATCACTCGCAACGGGCAAGGCTTGAGGCGACCACCCGGTGGTGGTTCATCCTTCGACTTCGCTCAGGATGAGGTTAGTGGGTGCCCAGTCTGAGCCGGGGTTGGCTTGGCCTGGGACTCATCGCCCGCCCCCGCAGAGCCAGGCGCATGGTTAAGTGGCTACAGGTAAACATTTTGAATCATAGGTCGATACTCTAAGGACAGGCCGGCTGACGGGCATTTTTTTTTCAGATTATGTTGACAAGCTCAGGAATAAGTGTATTTTCTTCGTCTGTCTGGTTTTGAAAAGGTAAAGAATAACTAGGTTTATTAATGAAGACTTTTGTACCGACTGTAGATCCGAATGGCCGCAAATGGTGGCTTGTAGACTTAAGTGACGTCATCATGGGTCGTTGCGCCACCAAGGTTGCGACAATTCTGAGAGGTAAGCACAGACCTACTTTCACTCCGCATCTGGATACCGGCGATCATGTTGTGGTGATAAACGCCAAATCCGTCAAGGTCACCGGAGCCCGGAAACCTGAGCAATTGGCTTATTACCATTATTCGGGTTACCCCGGCGGTTTGAAAAAGACCACCTTCGCCGAGAAGATGAAGAAGAAGCCGGAAGATACTTTCAGGCTGGCCGTGCGGAGAATGCTGCCGAAGAACCGGTTGGGACGTAAAATGCTCAAGAAGCTGCACGTCTACGCCGGACCGGAGCACCGTCACCATGCACAGAAACCGGAAAAAATAGAGCTATAACCGATAGAGGCAAATGGGACAGGATAATTTTTCAGCCACCGGACGTCGTAAAGAAGCGGTGGCGCGCGCCGTACTTAAGCCTGGTAAAGGCATATTCACGGTTAACGGCAAAGACGTAGTTGATCACCTTTGTCGCGAGACGCTTGTGGCGCATGCCAAAGAAGCGCTTTTGGTAACAGAACACCAAAATAGCTTCGATATTCGATGCACAGCCAGAGGCGGCGGCATTCGTGGACAGGCCGGTGCTATCCGTTTGGCCGTGGCCAGGGCGCTGCTTGTCATGGATGAAAGCAACCGTGTCGTTCTGCGTAAGCATGGCTTGCTGACTCGCGATCCGCGCGAAGTGGAACGAAAGAAGTACGGTCAACCAAAAGCGCGTAAACGATTCCAGTTCTCCAAGCGTTAAGCTGGAGTTCTGTATCCCTGGGTGTCCAGGGAAATAAACAGCTCAGGCCGACTTGACCGATGGTCCCGCAATCTGCGGGTTTCGGTTGGGGATGACGCCGGGCAAAGAATAACTATCTTATCAGGATTCGCTATGATTTCTGCTCAAGTCAAGGAATTGTTGGAAGCTGGGGTGCACTTTGGTCATCAGACCCGGCGCTGGAACCCCAAAATGAAGCCGTTCATCTTTGCCGCCCGCAACGGTATTTACATCATTGATCTTCAGAAGACCGTCAATGCTCTGGAGGTGGCCAAGAAAAAAGTGGCCGAGGTGATCGGGCGCGGTCGGAGTATCTTGATGGTCGGGACCAAGAAACAGGCCAAAGAGGTAATACTGGAAGAAGCCAAGCGCTGCGGTGCTTTCTATGTCACCGAACGCTGGCTGGGCGGTATGTTGACCAATTTCGATACCATCAAAAACTCTATCAAGAAGCTCAAAGAGATCGAGCAAATGCAAGCCGACGGACGGGCAGAGAAATTCACCAAGAAAGAGCGGGCCAGGTTCGAAAACCAGGCCGCCCGTCTTAACAAGGTTCTCGGCGGCATCAAAGAGATGAACGTGCTGCCTGGGTTGATGATTGTGGTAGACTCGCGCAAAGAAAAGATCGCGGTGGCCGAGGCGGTCAAACTCGGTATTCCGATTGTAGGTATCGTTGATACTAATGCAGATCCCGATCCGATCGATTTTCCGATCGCGGGCAACGATGACGCCATTAAATCGATCCGGGTTCTGATCCGACAATTGGTCGATGCCAGTGTGGAGACCCAGACCGGTTTGACTCGCGAGGCCGTTGAGGCGGCCGCCGAAGAGGTTCGGGAAGTTGCGCCCACTGTTTACACCTCCGAAGAACCGGACGACGCTCCGCCCACCGACCCGACCGAATAGACACCGAAAGGCTACGAGAAATGCAAATAGATGCGAAAATGGTAAAAGAGCTTCGGGAACAAACCGGAGCAGGCATGATGGACTGCAAAAAAGCGCTCTCTGAAGTCGAGGGTGACTTCGAGCAAGCAGTCAAAGTTCTCAGGGAAAAGGGAATCGCCAAGGCGGCCAAGCGCTCCGGACGTAGTACCTCCGAAGGGCTGATCGCCTCCTATATCCACGCCGGTGACAAACTTGGTGTGATGGTGGAGGTTGCGTGTGAAACTGACTTTGTAGCGCGCACGGATGATTTCAAGGGTCTGGCTCGCGACATCGCCATGCATGTGGCTGCCGCTGCTCCTTTGTGTGTTGAGCGTGACGATGTCGACTCATCGTTGATCGAAAAAGAGCGCGAGATATATCGGCAGCAGGCTCTCAACGAAGGGAAGCCCGAGAAAATCGTTGATAAGATCGTTGACGGCAAGATCGAAAAATACATATCTGAAATCGTTTTGATGGAACAAGCCTTCGTGAAAGACAACGACAAGACAATCGCTGATCTTCTCAAGGAAAAAGTCGGGACTTTGGGCGAGAATATCCAGATCAAACGATTCAGCCGGTTCCGACTGGGCGAGTAGCATGGACCCCGACGACAGTTCAACGCCGACTCGAAGGGTTCTGATAAAGATCTCAGGCGAGGCTCTCACCGGTCCTGATCAGGTGGGAATTCATACGGCGACTGTACAGTCGATCTGTTCGCAGATAGCGGAAATAAAGAATCTTGGAATAGAGACGGCCATTGTCGTCGGTGGCGGCAATATTTTTCGGGGGCTGTCGGCCTCGCAGTTGGGTATGGATCGGGTCACAGCCGATTCGATGGGCATGCTGGCCACTGTGATCAACTCGCTGGCCATGATGGATACTCTGGAAAAGCTGGGCTGCTACACACGAGTGATGTCGGCGGTGGCTATAGAGGCGTTCACCGAGCCGTACATTCGAAGGCGGGCGGTGCGTCATCTGGAAAAAGGTCGATTGGTGATTTTCGCGGCCGGCACCGGTAATCCGTTTTTCAGCACCGATACGGCGGCCTCGCTTAGGGCCATGGAGATCAACGCCGAAGTTATGATCAAGGCCACCAATGTCGATGGCGTCTATTCGGCCGACCCGAAAAAGCACCCCGATGCGGAGTTTTATCCCAGGCTGAAATACATGGATATCCTGACAAAGGAACTGAAGGTTATTGATTCCACAGCCGTATCACTTCTGATGGAGAATGAAATCCCGGTCAGAGTTATTGACCTCAACAAACCGGGCAATCTAAAAAGAGCGGTGGTGGGGGAAGAGGTGGGTACGCTGATCTGTTAGGCAGCAATCTAAAGTGGGAGTTCGATTATGCTGGATGCAATTTACAAAGAATCACGAGAGCGGATGGCCAAAAGCGTGGAGTCGGTGCAGCGTGAGTTCGGCGCCGTTCGCACCGGCAAGGCGACAGTGCATCTTTTGGATACCGTCACGGTCGAAGCGTATGGAGCGAGCATGCCGTTGAACCAGGTGGCCACTGTCACCGTGCCGGAACCTCGGTTATTGGTGGTGCAGGCGTTCGACAAAGGAACGGTTGGCGAGATCGTCAAAGGAATTCAAAAAGCCGACCTTGGGTTCAACCCGGTAGTGGATGGTCAGATCATTCGCATCCCGGTGCCGGCCCTCAATGAAGAGCGCCGCAAAGAACTGGTCAGGCACTGTCACAACCTGGCCGAAGAGGGTCGGATTGCTATTCGCAATATCCGGCGCGATGCCAACGATCATATCAAGAAGGCTCAGAAGGACAAAGAGATTTCCGAAGATCAGGAACGGGACGGCCTCAATGAGGTTCAGAAAATGACCGGTGAGTACTCCGCTCAGGTGGACGCCCTACTTGAGGCGAAGGAAGCCGACGTTCTGGAAGTGTAGGGGGATCGGAGCCGCAAGGTTTTCGATCCTGTGGCACATGGCAAGCGTGGTGTAGTCGGCGCACGAGGACGTACGCCGGCCACATGAGACAAATGCCTACATGCGAGAGCACTCTAAATTGCTTGAGACACCTGATTACGTTGTTCCGTGACCCCACCCCCAGTCTCCACCCGCAAGTACCAAAATCTCAGATGTAAGACCGTGTTTAGTAAACGCGCGCTTAATCTTGTCGGTCAGATAGTCCCTGAGTTGTGCAACATTGGGCGAGTCGAACTTCCCAGCGACCATTGTTGTCGGTAATTGTACCGACCTGCCCCCGTCGGATGTTAGCGTTCCTGCTAGGCCTATCAGCGCGAGTTCAGAATATGCCTTCTGATAGTCTTGCTTATCTGCACCTTTCAAGTCAAAGGTGCACATGGCTAGATAACTCATGTGTCGGTCTCCTTAGTGTTTAGTGTCCCTGGGAGGAAACGGATCGTTTCCGTAGCTGTCTCTATCGCGTATTTGCCCTTTGCGATTGTGAATAAACAACTCGGTCTTGTCCTTCTGCGCAATTGGGCGACCCGCATTCTCTGCGGCGGCCTGGGTAAGATGGGTCGATATTGGTCTACTCGACCCGGCCCGCTTGACCTGCCAATTCTTACCTAACGGTGTGATGTGAATACTCTTTTTTGCCATAATCAAACCTCCTATCTGTTCTTAATGACATGTTTCACGATACCTGCGATCCGAAAATCCTGTGTTAAAACTATTGGTTGGTGTATCGGGTTGGATGACCTCGGGTGCAGCACTATCTTCGTGAGTTGGCGATGGAACTCCTTGATTGTTGCCTCTCCATCGACGATTGCCACAACGATATTCCTGTCTTGGGCAGTCGGCTGCTGTTCAACCAAGACGAGTTCCCTGTCCTCTATTCCAACCTGGTTCATCGAATCACCTATCGCTCTTAGCATGAAGTATCTCTGTCCCGACTTCAGCAAGCGTGCCGACACCGGAATCATCGCTTCCACATTCTCGTCTGCAAGCACCGGGGTGCCGCATGGTGCACTGCCTACGAGCGGAATGGACACCGTTTGGGCGTTCTCTTCATTATCAACGATGTCCTCAAGAACCGTAAGTTCCCCACGGCGCGGCCTATTGATATATCCTTTTGTCTCAAGTCGTTCTAGAACATACGCAGCGGCTCTTGGTGAACGATACCCTAGGTGTCGTTGTAAGTCACGAATTGACGGGGGCTTACCACTGTGCATTAGAGTGTTCCTTACGAAGGCCAAGGCGCGTAATTCCTTCATTGTCAGTCTTGCACTATTCATTGCAATTGGTGTATAATAGATTGCGTTAGCGGTGTCAAGTAAAAAAGTGTCGAAACCCGCCTTCGGCGGTCCCTCGGACCAGGGGTTTCGACCTACCTAAACTGTGTTTTTGTTGGAAGTGTGAGTATACGGAACTGGATGCCGGATCAAGTCCGACATGACGGGGTATTGTGCTACCCCGGATAGTCGCCGTCGAAGTAAAGCTTCAGATAACGGTTCTCAACAGCCATGCGTTTAATGCGAGTCTTGACAATGTCGCTTTGCGATACCAGACCCAACAGTTTGTCACGCTCAACAATCGGAATGTGGCGAATACGGTTTTTCATCATCATGCCGGCTACATAGTTCACATCATCCCCCGGCAATCCGACCAGTAGATCAGAGGTCATTACGTCTTTGACCTTGTAGTTCTTGAAGTCGGTCCGGTGTTCGAATATCAGTCGAAAGATGTCCTTGTCGCTCACGATCCCATCGAGCCTGCCCTTTGAGCTCAGAACCGGAAGGCAGCTAATGGCATTGTCGATGAGTAAACCCATCGCCTCGTCGATACCGGTTTCGGCAG encodes:
- a CDS encoding SprT-like domain-containing protein, whose amino-acid sequence is MRRNKSQQKAQAALNYDLFQVESLTLPAPATLYTRIREEAVAERMVDLPTTEVAGDLPTLEELYRMFDRFNWIYFEGRLPKVQIEYSTRMSSAGSYTPGRRLIRIGRKYHQLFPDEIADTLKHEMIHIRHFRHDAEFKREAKRIGASVRAKSHPSLRKPPRYLYVCPHCSREYPRQKRLRMASCGVCSKGRRFDKRYKLKLKKPQA
- a CDS encoding DUF2188 domain-containing protein; this translates as MAKKSIHITPLGKNWQVKRAGSSRPISTHLTQAAAENAGRPIAQKDKTELFIHNRKGQIRDRDSYGNDPFPPRDTKH
- the frr gene encoding ribosome recycling factor, whose product is MLDAIYKESRERMAKSVESVQREFGAVRTGKATVHLLDTVTVEAYGASMPLNQVATVTVPEPRLLVVQAFDKGTVGEIVKGIQKADLGFNPVVDGQIIRIPVPALNEERRKELVRHCHNLAEEGRIAIRNIRRDANDHIKKAQKDKEISEDQERDGLNEVQKMTGEYSAQVDALLEAKEADVLEV
- the mtnA gene encoding S-methyl-5-thioribose-1-phosphate isomerase encodes the protein MNFSTIRRQDNKVVILAQTRLPAEEKYLELEDYRDVVEAIKCLDVRGAPAIGIAAAYGMALAVHQTGRFDAEFVEEVARRFKDSRPTAVNLFWAVDRMLNKASQLPTEEIHDTLSALWAEAEAIHEEDRSMCRQIGKHGATLINDGDAILTHCNAGALATGGIGTALGVIYTAHDQGKKMQVYADETRPLLQGARLTVWELMRAGIDVTLICDNTAGMLMKQGEINHVIVGADRIAKNGDFANKIGTYSLAVLAEHHDVPFYVAAPASTFDDETETGDDIVIEERSPHEVTEGFGDRTAPDDAHVYSPAFDVTPLALVTSFITDNGVKPGGRKEK
- the rpsB gene encoding 30S ribosomal protein S2, which gives rise to MISAQVKELLEAGVHFGHQTRRWNPKMKPFIFAARNGIYIIDLQKTVNALEVAKKKVAEVIGRGRSILMVGTKKQAKEVILEEAKRCGAFYVTERWLGGMLTNFDTIKNSIKKLKEIEQMQADGRAEKFTKKERARFENQAARLNKVLGGIKEMNVLPGLMIVVDSRKEKIAVAEAVKLGIPIVGIVDTNADPDPIDFPIAGNDDAIKSIRVLIRQLVDASVETQTGLTREAVEAAAEEVREVAPTVYTSEEPDDAPPTDPTE
- the tsf gene encoding translation elongation factor Ts encodes the protein MQIDAKMVKELREQTGAGMMDCKKALSEVEGDFEQAVKVLREKGIAKAAKRSGRSTSEGLIASYIHAGDKLGVMVEVACETDFVARTDDFKGLARDIAMHVAAAAPLCVERDDVDSSLIEKEREIYRQQALNEGKPEKIVDKIVDGKIEKYISEIVLMEQAFVKDNDKTIADLLKEKVGTLGENIQIKRFSRFRLGE
- the rpsI gene encoding 30S ribosomal protein S9, with the protein product MGQDNFSATGRRKEAVARAVLKPGKGIFTVNGKDVVDHLCRETLVAHAKEALLVTEHQNSFDIRCTARGGGIRGQAGAIRLAVARALLVMDESNRVVLRKHGLLTRDPREVERKKYGQPKARKRFQFSKR
- the rplM gene encoding 50S ribosomal protein L13; the encoded protein is MKTFVPTVDPNGRKWWLVDLSDVIMGRCATKVATILRGKHRPTFTPHLDTGDHVVVINAKSVKVTGARKPEQLAYYHYSGYPGGLKKTTFAEKMKKKPEDTFRLAVRRMLPKNRLGRKMLKKLHVYAGPEHRHHAQKPEKIEL
- the lexA gene encoding transcriptional repressor LexA, whose product is MKELRALAFVRNTLMHSGKPPSIRDLQRHLGYRSPRAAAYVLERLETKGYINRPRRGELTVLEDIVDNEENAQTVSIPLVGSAPCGTPVLADENVEAMIPVSARLLKSGQRYFMLRAIGDSMNQVGIEDRELVLVEQQPTAQDRNIVVAIVDGEATIKEFHRQLTKIVLHPRSSNPIHQPIVLTQDFRIAGIVKHVIKNR
- a CDS encoding CBS domain-containing protein; amino-acid sequence: MLVRDLLTSKKRDIITTTAETGIDEAMGLLIDNAISCLPVLSSKGRLDGIVSDKDIFRLIFEHRTDFKNYKVKDVMTSDLLVGLPGDDVNYVAGMMMKNRIRHIPIVERDKLLGLVSQSDIVKTRIKRMAVENRYLKLYFDGDYPG
- a CDS encoding secondary thiamine-phosphate synthase enzyme YjbQ, with protein sequence MVVSKEITLTSRGAGDIIDVTPQLREAVVASDVSNGTVTVFVPGSTAGLTTIEYEPGLLQDLPEFWEKLIPSDRSYHHDETWHDGNGFSHLRAALIGPDITVPFVDGTLTLGTWQQVVFLEFDNRGRNRQLIVQIIGE
- the pyrH gene encoding UMP kinase, encoding MDPDDSSTPTRRVLIKISGEALTGPDQVGIHTATVQSICSQIAEIKNLGIETAIVVGGGNIFRGLSASQLGMDRVTADSMGMLATVINSLAMMDTLEKLGCYTRVMSAVAIEAFTEPYIRRRAVRHLEKGRLVIFAAGTGNPFFSTDTAASLRAMEINAEVMIKATNVDGVYSADPKKHPDAEFYPRLKYMDILTKELKVIDSTAVSLLMENEIPVRVIDLNKPGNLKRAVVGEEVGTLIC
- the ahpC gene encoding alkyl hydroperoxide reductase subunit C, encoding MVQINHPAPDFDLEAYQANDIVRVNLNDHRGKWVVLFFYPADFTFVCPTELGDLADKYETFQELGAEILVASTDTVFVHKAWHDSSETIGKIKFPMLADPTGRLSREYGVMIEEDGLALRGTFIIDPDGIVKSYEVNDNSIGRSSDELIRKLQAAKFVREHGGEVCPMNWKPGAETLKPGLDLVGKL